CACCAGCGTCGGCTGCTCTGACAGAATGCCGCGCGATTGCACGGGCAGGTTGCGCGAGGTATCGGCAATCACCACGGCACAGTACCGCGTGATGTCCGCGCGGCTGAGCGGCTGCGGCAGCGAGGCCAGCGGGTGATTCGCCGCCACGCAGAACCCGAACTGCATCACGCCGATCGCCTGCGAGCGGTACGGGCCCGTGGGTTCGCCCGCTGCTCCCGCGCCGATCACCAGGTCGGCGCGGCCGGACGTCAGGGCATCCCAATTGCCGCTCAGCACCTCGGTGGAAAAGCGCAGCGTCGTGGCGCTGCCCACCGCATGGAATTCGTCGATCAGGTCGTAGATGGGGCGCCACGGAATCACGGCGCTGACGGCGATGCGCAACTGCACTTCCCAGCCTGTGGCGATGCGCTTGACCCGGCTGGCCAGCTCGTCCAGCGACTGCAACAGATGCCGCCCGTCCTTGAGCAGCGCCTCGCCCGCCGGGGTCAGCAGCGCGCGATGCCCCGAGCGGTCGAACAGCAGCACGTCCAGCCCGTCTTCGAGCTTGCGGATGGAATAGGTGACGGCGGAGGGCACCTTGCCCAGTTCGCGCGCCGCCTTGGCAAAGCTGCCGTGGCGCGCGATCGCGTCGACGAGGACAAGAAGTTCAGGGGTGATGGGCTGCATGACGAGGCGGCAAATGAGGGTATTCAAATAATTTGAACGAAGTCATCAAAATATAGCGCCAAAACGAAGCGGCAGGGCGCGCAGAATATCACTCATGCCGGGGTTGCAGACAAACGGCAAGGCAGAAAGCCAAGCCAGGATGCACCCCCTAATCATTCATATTATTGAAACAGGAGTTCAAGATGCTTACGATTCGCCGCGCTGCTGAACGGGGTCACGCCAACCATGGATGGCTCGATTCGTTCCATACCTTCTCCTTTGCCAACTACTACGACCCGGCTCACATGGGCTTCGGCGCGCTGCGTGTCATCAATGACGACCGTATCGCCGCCGGCCGCGGCTTCGGCACGCACGGCCACCGGGACATGGAGATCATCACCTACGTGTTGAACGGCGCGATCGCCCACAAGGACAGCATGGGCAGCGGCTCGGAAATCCAGCCGGGCAACGTCCAGCGCATGAGCGCCGGCCGCGGCGTGATGCACTCCGAGTTCAACCCCCGGCCGGATGCCGAAACGCACATGCTGCAGATCTGGATCGAGCCAAACGTGACCGGCATCGCGCCGGAATACGAAGAGCGCGCCTTCAGCGATGAGCAAAAGCGCGGCCGTCTGCAAGCCCTGGTGACGGGTGACGGCGCTGACGGGTCGATGAAGATCCATCAGGACGCCCGTCTATACGCCGGTCTGTTCGACGGCGACGAGTCGGCCTCGCTGCCGCTGGCTGCCGGCCGCCGCGCCTGGGTCCACGTGGCCCGCGGCAGTGTGACGGTCAACGGCGCCGCGCTGAATGCCGGTGACGCCGTGGCGATCACCGACGCCGGCAGCGTCGACGTGTCGGGCGGCAAGGACGCCGAAGTGCTGGTGTTCGACCTGGCCTGACGCCAATCACCGGGCGGATCTGGAATCCGCCCGGTGTCACACATTCCCCCCATTACCGGCCCCGAGGCCATTAAGATGGCCCCAGGCCTACCCATTGCGGAGCATTGCACCATGTCGACCCTGTCCCAAGCCGGCGAAAGCCAGATCGAAACCGTTGTGGTGCCACGCACCAGCGACCTGGGCGGGTTTTCCGTCCGCCGCGCCATTCCTTCCATGCAGCGCCGCAGCGTCGGTCCGTTCGTCTTCCTGGACCAGATGGGACCGGCGGATTTCGACATTGGCGCCGGCATCGACGTGCGGCCGCACCCGCATATCGGCCTGTCCACCGTGACGTACCTGTACGAAGGCTCCATGGTCCACCGCGACGGCGCGGGCCACACGCAGACCATTCTGCCGGGCGAAGTGAACTGGATGACCGCCGGCCGTGGCATCGTCCATTCCGAACGCTCGTCGCCGGAAAGCCGGCTTGCGCCGCAGCGCCTCTGTGGACTGCAGATCTGGGTCGGGCTGCCCAAGGCGCACGAAGAAACCGATCCGGGGTTCACGCATTACGGGCTGGATGCGCAGCCGGTGATCGAGGGCGAGGGCGTGCGCGCACAGGTGGTGGCCGGTTCGCTGTTCGGCAAGACCTCGTCGGTCAAGACGCTGTCGCCGCTCTTCTACGGCGACCTGCAACTGCAGGCCGGCGCGACCACGGTGCTGCCGGCGGAGCATGAAGAACGCGCCGCCTACCTGGCGCAAGGCGAGGTGGAAATCGACGGCCAGACCTACGAGAGCGGGCGCCTGGTTGTCTTTGCCCCGGGCAAGCCGGTGCAGATCCGCGCCAAGACGGCCGCACGTTTTGCAGTGCTGGGCGGCGAGCCGCTCGACGGTCCGCGCTTCGTGTGGTGGAACTTCGTGTCCAGCAGCAAGGACCGCATCGAGCAGGCCAAGCAGGATTGGCAGCGCACGCGCTTCGATCAGATCGTGCCCGGCGACGAAACCGAGTTCATCCCGCTGCCGGAAGCCCGCGCCTGAGCGGGTGGGATGACAATGCGTGATGGGGTGGCGCCATGCCACCCCATGATCGTGTAACTTTTATTGTTTATTTTTGAGGGTTACACTGGCGCCGGAGATCACCATGAACACCAGCCACGCACCCGAATTTCGAGAATTGGGCGACCACGTCGCCCTGGACATGATCAACACCGTCGAGCAGAGCAGCGCCGGGCCGGTCGACCGATGGCAATCGGACGCGGACGTGGCGGGCTGGCTGGCGCTTGCGGGTGTCGGCGCCGCGCAGGGCGCCGCGCCGGGCGCCGCGCCGGCCGGTCTGCTGGAAAGCGCGCGCGGTCTGCGCGACACCGTCCGGGAGCTGGTGGCGCAGCGCAAGGCGCAGGCGCCCCTGGCGCTTTCCGCGCTGAATCGCGCGCTGGCAGCGGGCGGCAGTCACCTCGAGCTTGCGCCGGTGGATGACGGCAGCCTGGTGATGTCGCGCCGGTACCCCTCGCAGACGGCGGCGCAATGGCTGTTGCCGGTGGCGGAGGCGGCAGCCGATCTGCTTGCGCATGGCGATTTTGGACTGGTGCGCAAATGCGAAAGCGATGCGTGTTCGCTGTGGTTCTATGACCGGACGCGGTCGCATAAGCGGCGCTGGTGCAGCATGGCGCTGTGCGGCAACCGGCACAAGGTGGCGGCGTTCCGGCAGCGTGAGGCGGCCGACGCCAGCGCCAAGGCGAAATGACACGGATCGATGGTTCTCAGCCCGGCTCATGCCGGGCTTTTTCATGGCTGGCGCCGAGGTGATGCGGGAATAGGGCACGTCGCAACGGCACGTTGCAGCAGCGCGTCGCACGCCAAATCAATTTGAGGTAACCATTAAAGTTGATGTTGACAGGTTACGCAAAATGCGTAGACTGTGCCGTGAAGCTTCGCAACCCCATCGACATTCCTTGCCCGCATCCCGGAGACCGTCATGAACGCCCAGCCCGACAACACCGTCCATTACCGCCACGCTCAGGCCGACGGCTTGCGCTTTTTTTATCGCGAAGCCGGCGATCCGCAAGCGCCCGTGCTTTTGCTGCTGCATGGGTTCCCCACGTCGTCGCATCAGTTCCGCACCGTCATCCCGCAGCTGGCCAGGCACTTTCGCGTCATCGCGCCCGATCTGCCCGGATTCGGCTTCACCGAAGTCCCGGCCGATCGCGGCTACCGCTACACCTTCGACAATCTGGCCAAATCGCTGGAAGCGTTTGTCGACGAGCTGGGGCTGACCCGCTACGCGATGTATTTCTTCGACTACGGTGCGCCGACCGGATTGCGGTTGGCGGTGGCGCATCCCGAGCGCGTGACCGGCCTGGTTTCGCAGAACGGCAACGCCTATCTTGACGGCCTGGGCGACGCGTGGGCGCCCATCCGCGCCTACTGGAACGATCCATCGCCTGCAAACCGCCAGACCATTCACGACGCCATCCTGAATTTCGAAGGCACGAAGTGGCAGTACGTGCACGGCGTGGCCGACCCGGACAGCGTCGCGCCCGAAGGCTATACGCTGGACGCGGCCCTGCTTGAACGGCCGGGCAACAAGGACATCCAGCTCGATCTGTTCCTGGACTATGCGAACAACCTGACGCAGTACCCGGCATTCCAGGCGTTCTTCCGTCAGGCCCAGGTACCCACGCTGGCGATCTGGGGCCGCAACGATCCGTTCTTCATTCCGCCGGGTGCAGAGGCCTATCGCCGTGACAACCCGGATGCCGTGGTCGAACTGCTGGACACCGGCCATTTCGCGCTGGAAACTCACGGCCAGTACATCGCCCAGCGCATCATCGATGTGTTGGGACGCTGACCGGCAAGGGCGGCCCGACGGCCCGGCCGCCCGGTCTTCACGGCAGGAGCCCGCATGACGCGCCACTTTGATGATCTGCAACTGGGCAGCATCGAGATGTTCTGTCTGGCCGCGGAACTCAGCAGTTTCACCGCGGCCGCCAACGCCGCGGGCGTCACGCCGGCGGCCGTCAGCCGCAGCGTCTCGCGGCTGGAGGCGCGGCTGGGCATCCGGCTGTTCGTGCGTAGCACCCGGCACATCCGGCTTAGCGACGAGGGCCGCGCCTACTTCGAGCAGGTGCGCCCGGCCATTGCACAGCTGGTCGACGCCGAACGCCAGGTGGGCGGGCAGGGCGCGGCCGGGCGCCTGCGCATCAGCTTGCCCACGCCGTATGCGCATTACCGCGTCCTGCCGCTGTTGCCCGCGTTTCGCGAGCAATATCCCAACGTGGACGTGCACGTCCACATCAGCAACCGCAATGTCGATTTTGCCGACGACGGCTATGACCTGTCGGTGCGTGGGCGCGCGCCCGACGACTCGGCGCTGATCGCGCGCAAGCTGGAGGACGCCGAGCTTGTGGTGGTCGGCGCGCCCGAGTACCTGCGCCGGCGCGGCACGCCGCAATCGCTTGAGGATCTGGCCGCGCACGAGTGCATCCAGTTCGACCGGCCCAGCAGCGGGCGCCGCATTCCGTGGACGTTTCAGGTGGACGGCGAAGCGGTCGACATCGTGACCGACGGCGCCTATGGCACGGGCGAGGACGTGCTGGGCGGTGTGACGTTGGCCCGAGCAGGCGCGGGCCTGTTCCAGACCTATCGCTTCGTGGTCGAAGACGACCTGCGCGAGGGCAGGCTGGCCGAGGTGTTGCCCCAGCATGGCGGCAGCACCCGGCCGTTCGTGTTGCTGTACCCGCATGCCCGGCACGTATCGCGCCGAGTGCGGGCGTTTGTCGATTTTCTGGTCGACAAGCTGGCGGACTGAGCCGGGTCAGGCGCCTTTTAACTGCGCGATGACCACCAGGATCACCGTCGCATTGCCGGGCTGCTGCGCGACCGAATTGGCGGTGCGCGCGTGGCCGGCCTTCTCGCCAAGCACTCGTGCAAACAGGCCCGATGCGCCATCCAGCACGGCGGGCTGATCCAGAAAGCCCGGCGCGCTGGCGACATAGCCTTCGACGCGGACCAGATGGTCCAACCGGTCGAGGGTGCCGGTGTGCTGGCGGATCTGCGCCAGCACGTTGAGCGCGGCCAGCTCGGCGGCCTGCCGGCCCTGATCGACGGTAAGCTCCGCGCCGACGCGGCCCTGCCACGCCACGTGCCCATCGCGCAGCGGCAATTGGCCCGAGATAAAGAGCAGGTCGCCCGCCTGGCTGACGGCGGTGTACTGGCCCAGCGGCTGGGGCGCGGGCGGAAGGGTCTGGCCAAGCTCGGCCAATCTGGCGTCAATGGACATGGTGGGTCTCTCGGTGATGGGACGCCCGCCGCGCGGCGGGCGTCCGTGTGGGTTGCTACCAGTGGCCGGCGGCGGCGCCGCCATCGACCGGAAGGATCGCGCCGGTGGTGTACGCCGAATCGGTCAGGTAGGTGACTGCGCCGACAATGTCCTCCACCTTGCCCATGCGGCCGGCCGGCTGCAACGAATTCAGGAAGCCGAACGTGGCCGGGTCGTGCATGGGCGTCTCGATGATGCCGGGCGCCACCGCGTTGACGCGGATGCTCCGGTCCGACAGTTCGATCGCCAGGGCCCGCGTGGCGTGGTTCAGGCCGCCCTTGATCAGCACCGGCAGCAGCGCCGGGACGCGGCTGCTGGGCTGCATGGCGATGCTGGCCGTGATGTTGACGATGTGGCCGTCGCGGTATTCCGACATGTGCGCCGCGGCCTGCTGCGTGATGTGGAAAAAGCCCTTCAGGTTGGTGTCGATGATGCGGTCCAGGTCGTCGTCGGTGTAATCGCCCAAGGGCTTTGGAATGAAGATCCCGGCGTTGTTGACCAGTACGTCGATACGGCCGAACCGCTCGGTGGCCTGGCGCACGATGTCGCGGGCGGTGCTGGCCAGGGCGATGTCGCCGGCCACGGCCAGGAAGCGGTCGGGCAGGCCCAGGCCAAGTTGGCCCAGGCGTTCAGCGGCGGCGTTCAAGCCGTCCAGGTTGCGGGCGTTGCCCACCACGTTGTCGCCGCGGCGCAGGTATTCCTGCGCCAGGGCAAATCCGATTCCGCTGGACGCGCCCGTGATCACTACAGTCTTATTCGACATTTCAATACTCCGGTTTGGCATTTGAGGGTGCCTGCGCGCTCAGACAGTGAGACGAACTATAGGAGCGGGCGGCCCGGCGATAAACGCCCGCGGCGGAACATGAATTGATACCTGGCGGAACAAGCTGGCGGGATCGCGCTGTGCGACGCCGCTGTCCGGCGATAAGATGCGCTACCCGTGCATAACGACAAACGGGAGGGAGACATCATGCATCGCTACACCCACAATGCGCTGCGCGGCCTGGCCGCGCTGGCGTTGATCCAGGGCGCCGTGTCCGCGCACGCCGCCGACTATCCGGCCAAGCCCATTACCTTCATCGTGCCGTACACGGCTGGCGGCACGACCGATCTGGTCGCGCGCACGGCGGGTCAGAAGGTGGCCGAGAAACTCGGGCAGCCGGTCATCGTCGAGAACCGTCCGGGCGCGGGCGGCAACATCGGCATGGACGCCGTCGCGAAGGCCGCGCCGGACGGCTACGTCATCGGCTTCGGCGCAATATCCACGAACGCGCTCAATCCGTTCGTGTACCCGAAAATGCCGTTCGACCCGACCAAGGATTTCACGGGGATCAGCATGCTGGGGGCTTCCTCCGTGGTGCTGGAGGTGGGACCGTCGGTGAAGGTGGACAGCGTCAAGGATCTGGTCGCCTACGCCAAGGCGAATCCCAATACGTCTTACGGCACGCCCGGCACGGGCACGTCCATGCACCTTGCGGGGGTGATGTTCGACCAGCTGACCGGCGCCGGCATGCAGCACGTGCCCTACAAGGGCAGCGCCCAGGCGTTGAACGATCTGCTGGGCGGCCACCTGCCGGTGATGTTCGACAACCTGCCCGCGTCGCTGCCTCACATCAATGCGGGCAAGGTCCGCGCGCTGGCGGTCACCGGCAGCAAGCGCGCGCCGGCGTTGCCGGACGTGCCGACGCTGGCCGAACTGGGCTATTCGGGCGCGGTGGTGGATCCGTGGTTTGCGGTCTATGGCCCCGCCGGCATGTCGCCCGACGTGACGCGGGTGCTGAGCGACGCCTTCCAGGCGGCGCTTGCGATGCCGGACGTCAAGGACAAGCTGGAGAAGGCCGGCTTCATGCCCTATGGCTCGACGCCGCAGGAAGTCGAGCGTCTGACGCAAAGCCAGCACGAGGCCTTCAAGGCCTTGTCGCAGAAGGTGAAGCTGTCGGCGGATTGATACGCGGGGCGGGGCCCGCGCGCCCCGCGGGTTCCGCTATCGGCCGCGTGCCAGCGCCTGCTCGCGCTGTTCTTCAAGTGCCTCGCGGCGGATGAAGTCGCGCACGAACGTGTCGGCCGGATTGTGGTGCAGGTTGTACGGCGTGTCCCACTGCGCGATGCGGCCCTTGGCCATCACCCCGATGCGGTCGGCAATGGCGAACGCTTCGGCCTGGTTGTGCGTGACCAGGATCGCGGTGTGGCCCGTGGTCTTCAGGATCTCGCGCACCTCGAAGGCCAGCCGTTCGCGGGTGTCCACGTCCAGGTTCGAAAACGGTTCGTCCAGCAGCAGCAGGTCGGGCGAGGGCGCAAGCGCGCGGGCCAGGGCCACGCGTTGCTGCTGGCCGCCGGAGATCTCGTGCGGATAGCTGTTGGCGGCGTGCGCCAGGCCGACGAGTTCCAGCATCTCTTCGACGCGGCGGGCGCGGTCCGGACGCGGCAGCTTGCGCAGGCCGAACGCCACGTTCAGCGCCACGGTCAGGTGCGGAAACAGCGCGTAGTCCTGGAACATCATGCCCACGCGGCGCAGCTCGGGCGCGACCTGTTCGGTGGGCGACGAAATGACCGTGCCGTCCAGCAGGATGCGGCCGGCGCGCACCGGCTCGAAGCCGGCAATGGCGCGCAGCACGGTGGTCTTGCCGCAGCCGGACTCGCCCAGCAGGCAGCCGATATGGCCGGCGGGCAGGCCCAGCGACAATTCCTGCACGATGGGCTTGAGGCCCGCGGGCGTGTCGTAGGCGAGGGAGATGTGGTCGATTTCTAGCAGATCGGGCACGGTGATCAATGTCCCATTTTCAGATTGGTGCGCGCCAGCAGGATGACCGGCAGCAGTCCGGCCAGCACGATGGCCAGCGCGGCCACGGCGCCTTCTTCGTACGTGCCACGCGCGGCTTCCGCGTAGAGCCACGTGGCCAAGGTGTCGAAATTCATGGGGCGCAGCAGGAGGGTGGCGGGCAGTTCCTTCATGGCGTCCACGAACACCAGCAGCGCGCTCGCGGCCAGCGCGGGACGCAGCAACGGCAGGTGGACGCGGCGCAACGTGCCGCCCGACGTCTCGCCCAGCAGGCGCGATGCCTGCTCCAGCGACGGCGGAATGCGCGCCAGACCGGCTTCCAGCGCCCCGGTCGAAATCGCCAGGAAGCGGATTGCATAGGCGCACACCAGCGCGCCCATTGAACCCATCATGAACAGGCCCGTGCCGCCGAACACGCGCGCGACCGCGGTGTCGATCCACACGAACGGCGTCAGCAGGCCGATGGCCAGCACCGTGCCGGGCACCGCGTAGCCCAGGCTGGCGATGCGCGCGCAGGCGCGGCCCGGGTTGAAGCCGGCGCTTTCGCGCAGGGTGCGGCCCGCCCACGCAACGATCAGCCCGCACAGCAAGGTGACCACGGTGGCGCTGGACGCGACGATCAGCGTGTTGCTCAGGCCACCAATCAACTGGTCGGACACGCCGCCCACCAGGTGAAGCCGCTTGTAGGTTTCAACGACCAGATACAACGCGGGCGCGACGAATCCGATCAGGACGGGAATCCAGCCCAGTACGGCGGCCACGGCGGCCGCCGCGCCATGCAGCCGGCGCGGCTGCATCGGGCGCATGCGCTGCGTGTTGGCGTAGCGCTGCCGCTTGCGGCCATGGCGTTCAAGCAGGATCAGACCAATGACGATCGCCAGCATCGTCAGCGCGATCTGCGCCGCGCCGGCCAGGTCCGAACGGGTCACCCAGGTGGTGTAGACAGAGACGGTCAGCGTCTGCACGCCGAGAAATTCGGAGGCCCCGATGTCGTTCAGGGTCTCCAGCAGCGCCAGGCTGACGCCCACCACGATCGCCGGACGGGCCAGGGGCAGGGCGACGCGGCAGAACACCGCCACGCGGCCCGCGCCCAGCGTGCGGGCGGCTTCCAGCAGGCTGGCCGCCTGCGTCATGAACATGACGCGGGTGCTCAGGTAAACATAGGGATACAGCACGAAGCCCAGCACGAAGATCGCGCCATAAATGGAGCGCAGGTCGGGCAGGCGGAATTGGCGCGGGCTGTCGAAGCCCAGCATGGCGCGAATCGCCGTCTGGACGGGCCCGATGGGATGCAGCAGGTCCAGGTAGGCGAAGGCGATGATGTAGGTGGGTACCGCCAGCGGCAGCAGCAACGCCCAGGTCAGGATTCGGCGCGTCGGAAACTCGTACGCCGTCACCAGCCACGCGGCGCCGGTGCCAAGCAGGGTCACGACTATGCCCACGCCCGCCAGCAGCATGACGGTATTGGCGAAGGCTTGCGGCAGCACATAGCTGGCCAGGTGCTGCCAGTGTTCCAGGCTGCCGCCCATCGCCCACCAGCCCAGCGTCAAGACCGGCGCAAGCACCGCCAGCGCGATCAGGGCCGCGCCAACCAGCCAGCCGGTTCCGCGTTCAGACCAGCGCAGCCGCAGCGGCCTGGGCAAGGATTCTGTATGCATGCTTCAAAGTCGGTTGCATCAATGGCAAGGCCTGCTCCCCCAAAAAAGCGGGAACAGGCCCTACGCTTCGCGCCCAATCGAGGGCGCGCGCGTGTCACTACAGCAGGATCACGCCATGCCCCGGGGGCAAGGCGGTCCGCAGCTTATCAGTTGTCGAAGCCGACCTTGTCGACGAGCTCGCTGGCTTGCTTGCGATGCTTGGCGATCTCGGTCAAGGGCAGGGGATCGACCTTCAGTTCGCCGAAGCTGGCAATCACGGGGTCCAGCTTCACGCCCTTGCGGACGGGGTATTCGTAATTGGCCTGCGCGTACAGGGCTTGGGCCGGTTCCGACACCAGGAAGTCCAGCAGCTTGACCGCGTTGGCCTTGTTGGGGGCGTGCGCCGCAACGGCCGCGCCGCTGACGTTCACGTGCGTGCCGCCGCTCTTGGCATTGGCGAAGGTCGGGCGGATGACCTTGATGGCATCGCCCCACTTGCGCGCGTCGGTGCCGGGTTCGGCGTTCTTCATGTGGCCGACATAGTAGGCGTTGGCCAGGCCGATGTCGCAGATGCCGCCCAGGATATCGCGCGCCACGTCGCGGTCGCCGCCGGCCGCCTTGCGGGCCAGGTTGGCCTTCACGCCGCGCAGCCATTTTTCGGTGGCTTCGGCGCCGTCATGCGCGATCATGGAGGCGACCAGCGCGGTGTTGTAGGGGTGTTGGCCAGACCGGATGCAGACCTTGCCCTTCCACTTGGGATCGGCCAGGTCTTCGTAGCGGAAGGATTCGAGCTTCAGGTCCTTTTCGACATACAGCACGCGGTCGCGCAGCGACAGGGCGTACCATTTGCCATCGGCGCCGCGCAGGTTGGCCGGAATGACCGAATTGAGCGTGTCGGACTTGACGGACTGCGTCACGCCGCCGTCCACCAGATCCAGCAGGTTACCGATGTCCACCGTCATCAGCACGTCGGCGGGCGACTTGGCGCCTTCGGCCTTGACGCGTTCCAGCAGGCCGTCCTTGACGAAGACGGTGTTGACCTTGATGCCGCTTTCCTTGGTGAAGGCGTCCAGCAGCGGCTGGATCAGCTTGGGTTCCCGGGTGGTGTACAGGCTGACTTCCTCGGCGGCGTTGGCCGACACGGTGAAGGCAGCGGCGCCGGCGAGCGCCAGCGCGCGCAGCAGCGAATTCAATTGGGGACGCTTGATCATGAAGGAACTCCAGCTAGGGCCGAAACGAAGGTTGCCGCGTGCGCCGCCTTATATGGCGACGCACCGCCGCGAAAAGCGGTCTGGTAACGAAAATGATTATCAAGTGAGAAGGCGACGATAACAGGAAGCATTGGGCCGTTCAACTATCAGTAAGCATAGGGTTCAAGACGTTGATCCCCGTCAAGTTGGAATAAGGGTATTACGGAATAATGAGAGCAATTATCATCAAGACCCTGTAGAATAGGGACAACCCTAATGCCGACCGCGGCCTTTTTTTGCGGCTCGGAATGACCCTGCGGCATAGCCGGGCTTCGCCCGGCCACCGCCCGCCCTTACTGAATACGACATGGCTGCTTTCAACACTGAGCGCGTACTTAGCGTGCACCACTGGAACGACACCCTGTTTTCCTTCACCACGACGCGTGATTCGGCCTTGCGGTTCCACAACGGCCACTTCGTGATGATCGGCCTCGAAGTTGAAGGCAAGCCGCTGCTGCGGGCCTACAGCATCGCCAGCGCCAACTACGAAGAAAACCTCGAATTCCTCAGCATCAAGGTGCAGAACGGCCCGCTCACGTCGCGCCTGCAGCACCTGAAAGAGGGTGACACCATCCTCGTCAGCCGCAAGCCCGTCGGCACCCTCGTCGTCGACGATCTCAAGCCCGGCAAGCACCTGTTCCTGTTCGGTACCGGCACCGGTCTCGCGCCCTTCATGAGCATCATCAAGGACCCGGACATCTACGAACGCTTCGACAAGGTCATCCTGGTGCACGGCGTGCGGTGGGTCAGCGAGCTGGCCTACGCCAACTACATCGAAAACGAACTGCCGAACAACGAATTCTTCGGCGATATCGTGCGCGACAAGCTGGTCTATTACCCCACCGTGACGCGCGAGCCTTTCCGCAATCAAGGCCGCATCACCGAACTGCTC
The DNA window shown above is from Achromobacter spanius and carries:
- a CDS encoding ferredoxin--NADP reductase → MAAFNTERVLSVHHWNDTLFSFTTTRDSALRFHNGHFVMIGLEVEGKPLLRAYSIASANYEENLEFLSIKVQNGPLTSRLQHLKEGDTILVSRKPVGTLVVDDLKPGKHLFLFGTGTGLAPFMSIIKDPDIYERFDKVILVHGVRWVSELAYANYIENELPNNEFFGDIVRDKLVYYPTVTREPFRNQGRITELLENGKLCADIGIPQINPETDRAMICGSPHMLADISAMLDSRGFAVSPGVGQPGDYVVERAFVDK
- a CDS encoding Fe(3+) ABC transporter substrate-binding protein, whose product is MIKRPQLNSLLRALALAGAAAFTVSANAAEEVSLYTTREPKLIQPLLDAFTKESGIKVNTVFVKDGLLERVKAEGAKSPADVLMTVDIGNLLDLVDGGVTQSVKSDTLNSVIPANLRGADGKWYALSLRDRVLYVEKDLKLESFRYEDLADPKWKGKVCIRSGQHPYNTALVASMIAHDGAEATEKWLRGVKANLARKAAGGDRDVARDILGGICDIGLANAYYVGHMKNAEPGTDARKWGDAIKVIRPTFANAKSGGTHVNVSGAAVAAHAPNKANAVKLLDFLVSEPAQALYAQANYEYPVRKGVKLDPVIASFGELKVDPLPLTEIAKHRKQASELVDKVGFDN
- a CDS encoding ABC transporter permease, translating into MHTESLPRPLRLRWSERGTGWLVGAALIALAVLAPVLTLGWWAMGGSLEHWQHLASYVLPQAFANTVMLLAGVGIVVTLLGTGAAWLVTAYEFPTRRILTWALLLPLAVPTYIIAFAYLDLLHPIGPVQTAIRAMLGFDSPRQFRLPDLRSIYGAIFVLGFVLYPYVYLSTRVMFMTQAASLLEAARTLGAGRVAVFCRVALPLARPAIVVGVSLALLETLNDIGASEFLGVQTLTVSVYTTWVTRSDLAGAAQIALTMLAIVIGLILLERHGRKRQRYANTQRMRPMQPRRLHGAAAAVAAVLGWIPVLIGFVAPALYLVVETYKRLHLVGGVSDQLIGGLSNTLIVASSATVVTLLCGLIVAWAGRTLRESAGFNPGRACARIASLGYAVPGTVLAIGLLTPFVWIDTAVARVFGGTGLFMMGSMGALVCAYAIRFLAISTGALEAGLARIPPSLEQASRLLGETSGGTLRRVHLPLLRPALAASALLVFVDAMKELPATLLLRPMNFDTLATWLYAEAARGTYEEGAVAALAIVLAGLLPVILLARTNLKMGH